From Pongo pygmaeus isolate AG05252 chromosome 1, NHGRI_mPonPyg2-v2.0_pri, whole genome shotgun sequence, one genomic window encodes:
- the LOC129016202 gene encoding late cornified envelope protein 3A, translating to MSCQQNQQQCQPPPKCSSPKCPAKSPARCLPPDSPGCAPSSGGCGPTSEGGCCLSHHRCRRSHRCRRQTSNSCDRESGQQGRGSSCGHSSAGCC from the coding sequence ATGTCCTGCCAGCAGAACCAGCAGCAGTGCCAGCCTCCGCCCAAGTGCTCCTCACCCAAGTGCCCTGCAAAGAGCCCAGCACGGTGTCTGCCTCCAGATTCCCCCGGCTGTGCCCCAAGCTCTGGAGGCTGTGGCCCCACCTCCGAGGGTGGCTGCTGCCTGAGTCACCACAGATGCCGCAGATCCCACCGTTGCCGGCGCCAGACCTCCAACTCCTGTGACAGGGAAAGTGGTCAGCAAGGCAGGGGCTCCAGCTGTGGCCACAGTTCTGCGGGCTGCTGCTGA
- the LOC129017201 gene encoding late cornified envelope protein 3B — protein MSCQQNQQQCQPPPKCPSPKCPPKSSAQCLPPASSCCAPSPGGCGGPSSEGGCCLSHHRRHRSHRCRRQSSNSCDRASGQQDGASGCGCGSGGCC, from the coding sequence ATGTCCTGCCAGCAGAACCAGCAGCAGTGCCAGCCTCCCCCCAAGTGCCCCTCACCCAAGTGCCCCCCAAAGAGCTCAGCACAGTGtctgcctccagcctcctcctGTTGTGCTCCAAGCCCTGGGGGCTGTGGTGGCCCCAGCTCTGAGGGCGGCTGCTGCCTGAGCCACCACAGACGCCACAGGTCCCACCGATGCCGGCGCCAGAGCTCCAACTCCTGTGACAGGGCCAGTGGTCAGCAAGACGGCGCCTCCGGCTGTGGCTGTGGCTCTGGAGGCTGCTGCTGA
- the LOC129015660 gene encoding late cornified envelope protein 3C, with amino-acid sequence MSCQQKQQQCQPLPKCAPKSPAQCLPPPSSDCALSSGGCGPSSESGCCLSHHRHQRSHQCRRQRSNSCDRGSGQQGRGSCCGHGSGGCC; translated from the coding sequence ATGTCCTgccagcagaagcagcagcagtgcCAGCCCCTACCCAAGTGTGCCCCAAAGAGCCCAGCACAGTGTCTGCCTCCACCCTCTTCTGACTGTGCTCTAAGCTCCGGGGGCTGTGGCCCCAGTTCTGAAAGTGGCTGCTGCCTGAGCCACCACAGGCACCAGAGGTCCCATCAATGCCGGCGCCAGAGATCCAACTCCTGTGATAGGGGCAGTGGTCAGCAAGGCAGGGGCTCCTGCTGTGGCCATGGCTCTGGGGGCTGCTGCTGA